In Malania oleifera isolate guangnan ecotype guangnan chromosome 8, ASM2987363v1, whole genome shotgun sequence, a single window of DNA contains:
- the LOC131161380 gene encoding protein CUP-SHAPED COTYLEDON 3, whose translation MLGMEDVLCEIGGEEMNEQGLPPGFRFHPTDEELVTFYLASKVFNGAFSGVDIAEVDLNRCEPWELPDVAKMGEREWYFFSVRDRKYPTGLRTNRATGAGYWKATGKDREVYSSGSNGALLGMKKTLVFYKGRAPRGLKTKWVMHEYRLDGDFSYRHTSSKEEWVICRIFHKAGERRGPILFQGPSYIHQFEAASSSSSTANSNCLPPLLDSTPHPKTSTTTTLLQPQSHHYLLQNPFQIHHQESDFKGSLIINPTSMPSSHHRAHHLLPANGPLTQPSFSPITTDKNTDLIIDHPSSSSSPSVPSNLFESLLLSHQQAPSTTISTVPKQCKTEEANFSFSHAQFPPDAASLRWVDKIHQKQHPLPFEMDYSDAVLAPAAVHQETSTAAAAAFNTAGFDQLMAVDPYGLPI comes from the exons ATGTTGGGAATGGAGGATGTGTTGTGTGAAATAGGAGGAGAAGAAATGAACGAGCAGGGGTTGCCCCCCGGGTTTAGGTTTCACCCTACTGATGAAGAGCTCGTTACCTTTTACTTAGCCTCCAAGGTCTTCAATGGCGCCTTCTCTGGTGTTGACATTGCTGAGGTCGACCTCAACCGCTGTGAGCCGTGGGAGCTCCCAG ATGTGGCAAAGATGGGGGAGAGAGAGTGGTATTTCTTCAGCGTGAGGGACAGGAAGTACCCGACGGGGCTGAGGACGAACCGGGCGACCGGAGCGGGGTACTGGAAGGCAACAGGGAAGGACAGGGAGGTGTACAGCAGTGGATCCAATGGGGCGCTGCTTGGGATGAAGAAAACCCTTGTGTTCTACAAGGGCAGGGCTCCCCGCGGTCTCAAGACCAAGTGGGTGATGCATGAGTACCGCCTGGATGGTGACTTCTCCTACCGCCACACCTCCTCCAAG GAGGAGTGGGTGATATGCAGAATATTTCACAAAGCGGGGGAGAGAAGAGGGCCAATACTATTTCAAGGACCAAGCTACATCCACCAGTTTGAAGCTGCATCATCTTCTTCAAGCACAGCCAATTCTAACTGCTTGCCTCCACTGCTGGATTCCACCCCACATCCTAAAACTAGCACTACTACAACTCTACTACAGCCCCAGTCTCATCATTATCTCCTGCAGAACCCATTTCAGATTCACCACCAAGAAAGTGACTTCAAAGGTTCCCTGATTATAAACCCAACATCAATGCCATCATCCCACCATCGAGCCCATCACCTCCTCCCAGCAAATGGGCCTCTAACCCAACCCTCATTTTCCCCAATCACAACAGACAAAAACACAGACTTGATCATCGACCacccatcatcatcatcatcaccatcagtACCATCAAACCTTTTCGAATCCCTGCTCCTCTCACATCAACAAGCACCCAGCACTACTATTTCTACTGTTCCCAAGCAGTGCAAGACAGAGGAGGCCAACTTTTCCTTTTCCCATGCCCAATTCCCACCTGATGCTGCTAGCTTGCGCTGGGTGGACAAGATTCACCAGAAGCAGCACCCTCTGCCTTTTGAGATGGATTATAGCGACGCAGTGTTGGCTCCAGCTGCTGTTCATCAGGAGACGTCCACTGCAGCTGCTGCAGCTTTCAACACCGCCGGCTTTGATCAGCTTATGGCCGTAGATCCATATGGGCTACCAATCTAA
- the LOC131161379 gene encoding serine/threonine-protein phosphatase 7 long form homolog, which yields MLSMFMLSIFWLVCKIDPGSSDTTVLSMGDRHRSIRVWTDSHADVLYCRGGSQSVQDRIGADPRIIDWIREAGFYGIYQIGHIQLDWHLVTALVERWRPETHTFHLPHGEATITLQDVAVLFGLPIDGLPVTGRTAGPVQDGGVGQGGGLRRMCERLLGVVPPDSELVGARIRMRFLEGEMFRQLPADADDHTIACHARAHMLRLICGTLFCDLSGSYAHLMFLPLLAERAKIRHYSWGTATLAWLYREMCRTANVSHSQIGGALRLLQVWAWERFTSLAPTRRGVRHLIQRDEDGRPIDPAPLAWKWRDQLLAPNVAQHTPPLYRFELDMHREHEFVWAPYTDDIVADLPPGYAVGSDLWVARVPLICFHIVEWHLPDRVMRQFGFRQGILGRFCTSGVDVRGEDLHEIDGRGRGNTDWAAEHAMYMSMWVHRCDYIVEGVRADGPMRPEDPYYSWYRSITRRFVDKTAAVYMSLVESLSSDPVVSDLARVGLDIVYEDGRRIPTPRRTPAPRGGRAAPVRGGRAATSSRPSSPTFSPPIVHEEYVFGPSAADIAGPSSRPADYRSDSAVTPSMSYLLDDPLDAEEVDAPGLLARTRPETTYDIAPRQLHLERDSPVRVGGDDRHVATRRDQTPDAEEQPGEGRHRRQPPQHRRRPPCGTE from the exons ATGCTTTCTATGTTCATGCTTTCAATCTTCTGGCTTGTTTGCAAGATCGATCCAGGGTCGTCCGATACTACTGTACTGTCTATGGGCGATCGGCACCGGTCCATTCGTGTgtggaccgattcgcatgctgacgtcttatattgccgagggggcagtcagagcgtacaggataggataggtgcagaccctcgcattattgattggatacgtgaggcgggtttttatgggatatatcagattggccatatccagttggattggcatcttgtgaccgccttggtcgagcgatggaggccagagacacacactttccacttgccgcacggggaggcgactatcacattacaggatgtcgcagtgttgttcgggctaccgattgatgggttgcccgtcactggtcgtacagctggaccagtacaggatggaggcgtcggtcaggggggaggacttcgccgcatgtgcgagagattgttaggagtggtgccccCAGACagtgagcttgttggtgcccgcattcgcatgcggtttctagagggggagatgtttcgccagcttccggctgatgctgatgatcacactatagcgtgtcacgcacgtgcccacatgctgcgattgatatgtgggacgctgttctgcgacctatcggggagttacgctcacttgatgttccttccactgctcGCGGAGCGAGCAAagatacgccattatagttggggtACTGCGACATTAGCTTGGCTGTACCGGGAGATGTGCCGCACCGCTAACGTGTCGcactcacagatcggaggagcactccgcttattgcaggtttgggcgtgggagagattcacgtcgttAGCTCCTACGCGCCGCGGTGTCCGACATCTTATTCAGAGGGATGAGGACGGACGaccgattgacccagctccactcgcgtgGAA gtggagggatcagttgttggcgcctaatgttgcgcaacacacgcCGCCCTTGTACAGattcgagctggacatgcaccgggagcacgag TTCGTATGGGCGCCCTATACAGATGACATTGTTGCCGACCTACCACCTGGTTATGCAGTTGGATCAGACCTCTGGGTTGCCCGTGTGCCacttatatgttttcatattgtcgagtggcatctcccagaccgagtgatgcgccagtttggctttcgacagggcatTCTCGGTCGCTTCTGTACCTCAGGGGTGGATGTACGTGGggaggacttgcacgagattgatggtcgcggtcgggggaacacagattgggcAGCGGAGCACGCCATGTACATGAGTATGTGGGTACATAGGTGCGACTACATTGTCGAGGGAGTCCGGGCAGATGGCCCGATGCGTCCGGAGGATCCATATTACTcgtggtacaggtcgatcacacgtcgcttcgtagataagactgcggcggtctacatgagcctc gtggagtcgctatcatcagaccctgttgtgagcgatttagcgagagttggtttggacattgtctacgaggacgggcGACGGATCCCTACCCCACGCCGGACGCCGGCTccacgaggtggtcgagcagctccagtacgagggggtcgagcagctacctccagcCGTCCATCGAGTCCGACCTTCTCACCacccattgtacatgaggagtatgtgtttgggccgTCCGCTGCTGATATTGCGGGACCCTCCAGTAGACCGGCCGATTATCGATCTGACTCTGCCGTGACGCCGTCGATGTCGtacttactagacgaccctctcgatgcggaggaggtggacgcacccggCTTGCTAGCTCGGACTCgtccagagactacatacgacatagctcctCGTCAGCTTCACCTAGAGAGGGATTCTCCAGTACGTGTGGGCGGAGACGACAGACATGTAGCCACTCGACGTGATCAGACACCAGACGCGGAGgagcagccaggtgagggcagacacagacggcagccaccccaacaccggagacgacctccatgcggtacCGAGTAG